Below is a window of Drosophila miranda strain MSH22 chromosome 3, D.miranda_PacBio2.1, whole genome shotgun sequence DNA.
TTTCGCTTACCGCTCTGCGAATCATTAACCATAATACCCGGACTAACTTTTGGTTTCTGCTTCTTTTAGGTTACGGTTACCAATACCAATCGTATTAGGCCAGGTTTACACCTGCTGCCAAGTCCAAGATCCGGTCCGATatccttcccccccccccccccccctcgcaCAAGCCACCAGCAAAGGGCATGCAAAGGGGAGGAAAGGGAAAGTAATCTTCAAATGGACACACTTTGAGCGGTTTCTAACTAAAAAAAACTTTTAAAATTGAATTGGAAAATTTATGAATGTTACTCAAAATAAATTTGCGACAGTTTAAAAATATCTGTATTATCCCGTACTTCCAAAGAACTCGCACTTTCTATAAGAAATCTCTCTATACTTTAAACGCTTCAAGCCTTAACCTTCAAGCAAACTGCCTAACGTCTGTTTCTGGCTATCTCTTTCTATATAGTACATATAAACCTAATCGAATGGTGCCCTGGGCTATGCTACTCGTAAGAATTTTCCATCTTTGCACAACTTTGCATGCCTTTGGTCTCGGGGAAAGCACGAAAAAAGAAGACTAAGAAAGAAAGtcataataataatgaaaataatagtagaataataaatataaagaACAGATGAGAGGAGAAAAGTTTCGCGACTGAATGCCCTGGCGGCCTCTTATTATGGCCAAAactttctgtttctgttgccaACATTTTTCATATGACAAAATATTTGCGgcaataattttattttatttcatttcgtttcgtttcattcgtttgtttatttatttctgTGGTGGTGGCGGTGCTCTCTGCCATGCTACCATTTCTTTGTCCTGAGTCCCACAGTCTGGGGTCCCCGTCGTGGATTCTGCTTCACGTGCTGCTCCACGTCCTGGGCCTGGTTGTGTGTTTCTGCCATTTTCAATTTCTGCAAAATTACAGCCAATACCAAATTATGCATAATAAAATCCAATGACTACCTGTCGACGCCATTTTTCCGTGTGCAGGGGGAAACGATACGAACAGAGTTGCAGGCAGACGTGGGCCCATAAAAAATGGAAGTAAATATGCGTGCCTAGCACATACCCCCCACCATATATTGTGTGTATATGAACAAGTACAGAGGGTAGGGTATAGACAGCGTTTCGAATAGAGGATACCCTGGGTACTCGTGGAAATATACTATATTCTGAAGTTCCCTGGAATTGATCCTTCTTACTGCTTCCTCCACTTTCACGTATTCGTGAACACccatcctttttttttttgccaatCAAGGGGTACAGGTACAGGACTTCCGCCTCCTCCTTCTGCATGCGTGTGTGTTTATTGTTGCGCCACATGAAAATGGCTCCGAAAagaagaaataaaaaaaatgtacgagtatttgcctcGGCAAGGGGCATAAAGTGCTCTTCTTCCACTCAGTCTCGACTATTGTTTTATGGCATTTAAtattttcctcctttttttACGGCATTCGAGTGACACGGGGAGTGATACCCGGGCTCCCTCCGCCGTTGTTTGTCTGTCAACAAAATGCACAGAGAGAGGGGACTTGTGGGTGAGGGAGGATGGTCTCGCTGATAGTCAGTGGCACTGCAGACAAGGGTAAAAGTTTCCACTTCGCTTGGACTGTTCCGATTTCTTCGAACTCAAAAGGGGAAAAGTTTCCGATGAAGTCCTTCGATTGAGTTAACGCTACCACATAGCCTTAGAACAGGACAAATAGTCCACACAATACCATATCATACACCACACCACAGCACACCACTCGGCGCGATTGTTGAACCACAAACTAATTCCATTTGAATCTCTGTAGAAAAACCGGGATTACATTGTTGCCAATACCTTTACCGCTGTTTACTGCTGTTTTTTGCTGCCGCTTGCCTCATGGTTTAGCTGTAGTTGTAGCTTTAGTCTTTTCTCTTGGCACCCTACCCTACCCGCCGCTGCATTTCGCTGCCACCGCACAGCTGCTGCGGggccgccgccgtcgccgcttTCACAGTGCCAACGTCTAACAAGCGAAtgtcttttatttctttctgCTCTTATATTTGCCCAAACCGTACAAACTAACCAAAATCCCCCCCAACCCACTTTGCAATACACGAAACACGGAACActctctgctgtctgcttctGTTTCCGCGTCCGCACTGAAGGAGCAAGCGTGGAGGAGCCGCACGGCCTGCAGCCGGAGTACGAGGAGGAGGACTGCTTCGAGATGGACATCGAGGTAGCACTGGCCGCAAGCCGACAATCGCAGCGCGGCTCCAGCTTCACCTGGCCCCCGCCTCAGGACGATAGTCATGCAGCGCCCACAGCGGCACCCCTCTACATAGCCCCCCCTGAGACGCAGCACGTGGTGGTGGCCAATCCCGTGCAGCAagtgccgccgctgccacccGGAAGTGTTACGGCGCGCCTCGATCCGCAGCCAGAGCAAGTGCCACAAGCGGCATCAGTGCCACAGTCCGCTCCCCAGTGGCAGAGCTACTCGGCGCCTCAGCTGACGAATCAGCGGCTAATGGAGCAGGAGTCAAGTTCGGATAGCTACACCTCCACTTCGACGACTACGACGACCACTTCGGAGGAGTACCAGCGCATGTACGCGGCCCAGGTGGCGGCCTACCAGATGCAGGAGCAGTCCGGCTCCGAAATGGACGACTACCAGGTGGAGTACGGCAGTGCGCAGGACGTGCAGGAGTACGCCTCAGGCAGGCGCAGTGCCCAGGAGTGCGTGGACTCGCTGTCCGTGCCCCTGAGTACCTACAAGCTGATCGACATGGTAAGGGAGGTGACACCCAGTCCCGTGTCCACACCcgccccggccccggccccatCCACGCCACAAGCCACGCGACACGTCGTCTTCAACGACGAGCCCGAGTACAAAGAGCTGCCGATGGTGCTGCCCACGGAGCTGGAGACCATACCGGAGGCAGCCGAGGATCGCGAGGGTCTGGTCATCGAGCATCGCTCTCAGATCCTCGAGAGCGAGCGGCTCTTCCAGCCCACGCCCGAGATTAAGTTCGAGATAGCGCCTGTTCGCCAGATACCACCCTCCAAGATACCCAATCCCATGCCCAAGGAGTGGATCAACCCCATGATCCGGGTCCTGACCACGGCTCCCGAGGTGCCCTTCCACCTGGTCGAGTGCCCCTTCCCGCGGCCCTGCGACGACGATTTCGAAGCGGAGGCAGCTGTCGCAGAAGAagccgcagctgcagccgctcCGCCAGCGCCTCCAccaccgcctcctcctcccgcTCCTGTTTCCGCTCCTGTGGCGGATCCACCTGCACTCCTGCGCGAATCCCCGCCCCGTGGATCTCGCCTCACCCAGGCCATGGTCACTGCGCCAGAGTTCGAGCTGCGGTTCGCCCCGCCCGCCGACCAGGGCATCCCCCTGCCCGAGGAGACCGAGCCGTACATGCCGCCGCCCATGGACATGAAGCCGTACATGCGCGACGACTACCGTCCCAAGTCCCCGTTCGTCAGCGCCCTCACCACCGCCCCCGATCGCCCCTTCGAGGGCCACTTTGATCGCGACGTGCCCATCCACCTGATTGACCTGCCCACCCCTAAAGAACACCTGAGCATGTGCGACGCTCTGTGCACGGCCCCGGACCGTGGCTACACCCCCCTGAATCCCGAGAATGCCACCCACCGAGTGGACGAGGACCAGAAGCAGCAGGAGCTGAAGAAGCATGAATTTCAGGTGCTCGACCACGAGGAGGAGCTTGGCATCCGGCCGGAACCGCCGCACTCTGTGGAATACTTCACCACGGAGTCCGAGAAGCGACGCAAGTCGTCGGCATTCGCGGCCATGCAAGCATTCCAGCCGTCCCGCGAACCGCTATCCTCTACCAATGCCACAGCCACCAACACGCCGCGTGCCTCCATATGCTCCGGCTCCcgggagacggagacggatcTGGAGTACCAGAAGTACTGCAAGGCGCAGCAGCGCAACCAGAAGCGCCTCGACTTCTACCACAAGAAGGAAGAGGAGCTGCAAAGTCAACAAACtgagcagcagctccaacagatccagCAGAATCAACGGGAACTCCAGCAGAATCAAATAAATCAGCTGCAGCAACACCAACGACAATCTCAACAACAATCCCAACAGGAGCTCCAGCAGAGTCAGATGTCGCAACAGCAGATGCAAAACACTCAACAATCTAAACAGCAACTCTATCAaactcaacaacaacaacagattAGCCAACAGCAGATTCAACAGAGCCAGAGAACTCAACAACAGGCTCAACAACAGACACTAAGAactcaacaacaacaccagcaaGCAATGTCCCAGCTCTCCcatcagcaggagcagcagcagcagacctCCGCACAACAGACACGCACAGAGAACCAGACACGCCAGGGGTACTCCGATTCTCACACGACCTCGCTTTGTTCCGCTTCCGCTTCCTATAGCAACTCCTCTTCCACAGTCCAACAGTCcacaaccaacaacaacaacaactccTACAACGGAAAATCCTCCCTCGCTGCACCACTGCCCACCGCTTCCTCCTATGCACATACATCCGCCCTAAGCAAGTACGAGGCCCAAGAGCTGATCGAGGAGACGGCCGAGGAGCTGGAGCACTCGGAGATCCTCTTCCCGCCACCATCCCCGCTTAGCCACCTGAAGGGCAAAGCCGTGCAATCCGGCCTCCACAAGGCGGACACCATACCCAAGTACCAGCGCAACTGGACATCGCTGCCCACCCAGAGTCCCATCCGTACACCGGAGCCACAGGAGCTGCGCGAGAATGTGCCGCTGGCCTTTGTAGATGCCCCTAAGGCGATCCCCAGTGCCCAGTGCCAGATCGATTCCACTGTACATAAACCCATAGCCCAGGTCTCGGGATCCGGACCGGGAACAAGATCAGCGCCAACGGCTGTGGCTCAGACCGCTCCCAGGAGACAGCCAATGCCGCAGCCGTCGGTGCCCATCATAATCGAGGATCGCTCGGGTCCAGTAACGATGGCTTTCCAATCGCTAGATGAGTTCGACCATCCCGACCAGGCGCAGACGCCCACGCGGCCCTTCACGCCCTCGATGATCAACAAGCCGGCGCCCATAATACCCTTCTACCAGACGCCCGAGAAGCTATGCTTCGAAGAGTGCTCGGCTACCCACGCTCGGGCCTACGACCAGAGGGCCCTCTCCCCCTGCTTCGACCGCTCCCGCTCGCCAGCTCCAGGACCGCCGCCAAATCCGCTCTCCGCCATAAGAGCGCCACGTATGAAGGAGCCGGACTCGAATCTACTCTCCGTCGGGGGCACTCCGCCGCGCCTCCAGGCCGGCTCCATTACAACGGGCCAGAGCTACCAGGGCCAGCTGCTGGCCCACTCCGAGCAGAGCACCCAGTCCGGCAGCCAAAGCTTCTCGCAGCAGCCGGAGACGCTCACAGAACGCCAAATCGGAAATCTGACGGTGCAGCAGCGGGAGCAGTCCTCGCagttgcaacagcagcaccaggcacagagccaaagccagacGAGGACCCAGGTGGGCAACACCCAGATCGAGCGCCGTCGCAAAGTCACGGAAGAGTTTGAGCGCACCCAGAGTGCCAAGACAATCGAAATCCGCACCGGATCGCAAACCCAATCGGTGTCCCAGGCCCAGTCTCAGTCCCAGTCTGAGTCCACGGACCGTCGCTCCTCCTATGGAAAGACTGGATTTGTGGCCAATCAGGCGCGACGCCTGTCAGGCCTGGAGCAGGAGATCACTAGCCTGACCAGCCAGTCGCAGGCCATCAGTGCCCGAGCCTCCGCCATGGGAGAGAGCAACTTCCCGCAGCTGCGATCGCCCACCTTCGACTCAAAGTTTCCGCTGAAGCCGGCATCGGTGGAGTCCATTGTGCCCGGTTATGGAGCCAATGCGTCATTGGCTAACAAGTTGGCTCCCCCGCCGGGGTTCCTAACGCAGCAGCaaatgcaacagcagcagtcgcAACAGCAGAGGTCCGCATACTCTTCGTCTTCGGTggtacagcagcagcagcgcactCAGAGCGCCTTCTCGAGCAGCACGAAAGCCAATTCCTCATCGCTATCATCAGCATCCGCAATAGCATCATCATCTGTATCAGCATCCGCCTCCAGATCAGCGCAATCCGCCAGTCTAACCAAAGCTTCTGCTATTACTACCACGACTAATAACCAGGCCTGCTCGGCCTTCAGGAGCAACGTCCCTGGAAACGGCAATAACAGCAAACCTAATCTGGCCTCTCGGCTATCCATCGCTTCCATCACAGCTCAagcgccagctccagctcaAGCTCCAGCCGCGCCCAAGTCAATTATCACCGCCGCTGCATCGGCGCCAACTTCAGCGCCAGCTTCCTTTCCGCCAAACTTTAGCGACTTGAACTTGAACTCTAATGTCGATGGTTCCGCAGGTGGTGGcatcaagaacggcaaaggCGGCTTCGGGGCCACATCGGCACCCAAGCGCGGACGCGGAATCCTCAACCAGGCCGCCGCACCGGGAGTGCGCATCCCTCTGTGCAATAGCTGCAACGTGCAGATCAGGTGAAGAGCAGCATCCCAACCTCGTTGTGTTCTCTGTTCTGTTGATGTTCTCCATGTTCTTTAAGAGTGATTCTAACCCGCTGTTGTATCTAAGTATCAGATAGAGCCCTCCGAGGATCAGCTTCCTAGTGAACAGCTGATGTCAGGCGGGTTCTCTGATGccctttgtttttgtttttattaactAAGATTTAAGTGTTTCGCCAACTAATTTGCATGCCTGTGACCTAACGCGCTCGCCCTGTGTTCTGTCTCCGTTCGTTGCAGCCGCCGTCAAGCAAACTAATTCGCATGCCAACCCCCACCATGCCACACTGCCCCGACCCGTCCAGCAGGCAACTGACTTACCGGCCAGCCAAGGCGAGCAGCCGATGGATGTGAATGCGGATGCCACTGCCATGCTGGCCGAGTCCATTGGCAAGATCGACATGGGCGACAAGACCAATGCCTTCATGCAGGAGGCGGGCAAGATCATCTCCAGCATGCTGGAGGCACGTCTGGCCGGCAGTGGATCCAACGGATCGAGTGCTCCCCTCTCGCACGCCGGTAGCAGCCTGAGCCTGCGCAGCAATAGCAGCTCAAACCTGTCTAAGAGTCCGATGATTGTGCGCAAGCGCCTGGATCTCGACGACTTCAAGAACATCGATCCCACTCAGCCGGTGGCGCTGCAGTCCGTGGTGGCTCTGCATTCGCAGAAGGAGCCGATCGCAGAAATGGGCACGCAGAAGGCCCAGCCACAGGTGCCGCGtgtcgagcagcagctgcagatgGAGCTGCCTGCGCAGCATCCCATGAGCCGGATCCTCGATATTTGTGATAATGGCAAGGTGACGCCACAACAGACGCCCGAGCCAGTGGCATTCAGAAACAATTTAAGGCGCACTGGTGCCACCCATGCAGCCGATCGTAGATCATACATCGAGCCAAAGCAGTGCTTCAATACAGTGAATGCCGTCAGTTCAGTCACCATACCCACTGCCACTCCCACTGCCAATGTCACTccgactgccactgccacaaaCAGCAGCATTCAGCAGCATAATCAGGAAAGTGCTGCTCCCAGCTTCAGTGTAAGCGTGAAGGCCTTGGGAACAAACAGCGAGGGACAGAACACCATGTCCGAGGAGAACGAGAAAGCCGTAAGTCAGTTGCTCAAGGATGGTAAGCGGCCCATCTGCTGTCAGTGCAATAAGGAGATCACATTGTAAGTATCCCTGTCCCCGCTTGCTCCTTGCTCTAGTTTGTTGGATATCTTTCTGCCTACATTAATTCAAAACTAACACGAGAAACGTCTTTGCAGAGGACCCTTCATTACGGCGCTGGGACGCATCTGGTGCCCAGATCACTTCATTTGTGTGAACGGCAACTGCCGCCGTCCCCTGCAGGACATTGGCTTCGTTGAGGAGAAGGGTGATCTCTACTGCGAGTACTGCTTCGAGAAGTATCTGGCCCCCACCTGCAGCAAGTGTGCGGGCAAGATCAAGGTTAGTCCAAAGGCAAAGTCACTTGAAATTTTGTCTCCTAAAAAACAATGCTTTCTTACAGGGCGATTGCCTGAACGCCATTGGCAAACACTTTCATCCGGAGTGTTTCACCTGCGGCCAGTGCGGCAAGGTCTTTGGTAACAGGCCCTTCTTCCTGGAGGACGGCAACGCCTATTGCGAGGCCGACTGGAACGAGCTGTTCACCACCAAGTGCTTCGCTTGCGGCTTCCCCGTCGAAGCCGGCGACAGATGGGTGGAGGCCCTCAACCACAACTACCATAGCCAATGCTTTAACTGCACTGTGAGTACTCTCTGTGGGGGACATTGCTTCGATGAGCCCTTAACTAATTTCTCGTGTATCTCCCACAGTACTGCAAACAGAACCTGGAGGGCCAGAGCTTCTACAACAAGGGCGGACGTCCCTTCTGCAAGAATCACGCGCGCTAAGCCGGCGACCAGCTGATTTTGTTTGACTTCAGGGATCATGCACACTAACCAACCAATCAATCAAATCAACAATTAACGATAATCAAGAGCAATCTTAAAAGGATTGTAGGAGCGCCTCTGcgtaattattattatttttatttgtttgaatTGTGCCGCACAAATGTTATCCTAATTTTAAAACATCAACGACCCAAACGCGTCATATCAAATGAAATATCAAAGTAAATCAAATCTTCAATCAGAAAATCAAAGCTGAGTGAATGAAAAACTGCAAACGAGAAGAAATCGAACTAGCTAACAAATTACTATGTACTCACACACAATGACCTATTATTTATTCAAGCATCGTATCATAACCGAACCAATTTTACTTTACCCAAACCTTaaactaaatatgtatgtactgtCGCCAGCGTTAATTTACTTAGTTCAAGCGACCAATCGAAATACCTATCTGCCGAACACTGTTGATCAACCCAATATAACGCTAACAGGTTGCGAAGCGCAGGGGATTTCCAAGATCAAATTCGATTGGCATTAGAGATGCATACGAGACAGAGTCGGAAGAGAACAGGTTGACAGCAGGAAGTCGCATgtttattatttaaaaaattaatGTTGTAAATTATCCATAATTTGAGTGTAAATTGTCACGAACAGCAAATGAATAAATTTCGAAATCTTTTTCGCGTTTAATATGAAAATGTTTTCTTTGGCTGGATTTCATTCTCTTTCAGGAGATTCCTTAGAGAAATACTTGCTGCAGACTGATAGTAAGACTCGTCGCGAGTTCAGAAAGGtatattatacatatatatatattcgcGAACATTTGATTTTTTACGACTGGTTAAATAAATCATTGCATACTTTACAGGTTGCATAATAAATCATGGTACTATGGGGTTTCAAGAAAGCGGCGTTTAATTTTCTGCTCGCCTGGTAGCGCGGTCTGAAATTTATTCTGTTTCGACCATTTGACGGCCGATTTAAGTGCAGTTTACCTTTGGCAATATCTCGGCTGCTAATGTGCAGATCTGAGCGCTGCTTTTATTTTCGTGATCGATATTCGTTCAGGTCGATATTCGAGAGGCAGGTCCTTTGCCGATTTGTCAATCCTCTACGTATGGATATTAAGGTCTGTATACACAAACTCATACGTAGAGCTTACCTCACGACTCTGGGACCAATTGAGGCAGCTGTGTGTCCAAAAGCACGCACTTCTACCGCAATTTCATGCTTAAccaatttttgttgttatacccgaaactcaaaatgagtattggggtatattagatttgtgctaaaagtggatgtgtgtaacgtccagaaggaatcgtttccgaccccataaagtatatatattcttgatcagcatcaatagccgagtcgattgagccatatctatctgtccgtctgtccgtccgtccgtccgtccgtccgtccgtccgtccccttcagcgcctagtgctcaaagactataagagctagagcaacgatgttttggatccagacttctgtgatatgtcactgctacaagaatatttgaaaactttgccccgcccacttccgcccccacaaaaagcgaaaatctgtggcatccacaatttcgacgatacgagaaaactaaaaacgcagaatcgtagaagatgactatatcttctagagtgcaaaatctgaaccagatcgtataattattatagccagaatcaagagaacaatttcattctatctcgctctgtctctctctaacacccaaatttcatggtcggttttgccgaTTGCAgtatatgagttcaaggatcttagaacccataagagctagagcaaccaaatttggtatccacactcctgtgatatcggaccttgaccgttttgtgtcaaaatttcgccacacccccttccgcccccgcaaaggacgaaaatctggggcatccacaaatctcagagactattaacgctagagtaaccaaatttagtatccgcactcctgttagatctcactataaaacgtatatctcaaaatttcgccccaccccctttcgcccacacaaagcacgaaaatctgttgcatccacaatattgcagattctagaaaactaaaaacgcagaatcatagataacgaccatatctatcagattgctgaatctggatcagatcagataatttttatagccaaaaggaacaaatcaatttgcagtggctacgcagcgcccgacgtcacgctcagactgattttctgtctctctcgcacgcactctttgtcgtgtcgtttaatattcgcggcgtctgccggagagagccatactgacttagtatcgggtacaactgtagagttgcggtgtccgcagcaactcacaacgttccacctcgttttgtGTTTCGGGAAGAGGTGAGGTGTGAGTGGGGTGCGCTTTTCGTATTTTTGCGTTTGGTGTTAATCGCTGGAACTCCCATCCGTTCCCCTTTATCCACACGCCATGTCCCGCTTTGTGCCGCTTGCGGCGACCTCGCAGGCCTGACGATGCCAACAAAATTTACGCTAGATTAAGCAGGATCGTGCCGTGggagtatgtgtgtgtgtttggtcAAAAGACGCATGGCTGTGCTGTGGAGTGTGAGAAAGAAAAACAATTTGGGGTTTTTGTGGCATTTTTCAACGATTTTTTGGGTTCTTTTATTTCATGTTTAGTTTACTTCACCCCACACATTACAGAAAGGACTTTAAGTTAGTGTGTGTTGCGTTTGGTGTGTAGTGTATACTGTGTAGCGTGTGAATTGTACTCGTGCAGGATGTGTCGGGATGTGTTTGACAGGGGCCCGGCAGGACACACCCACTAATCGCAGCCCACTAATCGCACAGCAGCTACAAGTTAGTCGTAATTTAACATATCATTATGGGGTAGCTCTACCTACTATTTGTTTGAAACGCGAATTGTTCAGAAATCGAAATCAGATCGAATCGAAGTTCAGTATTCAGTATTCAGTTGGATATTCGTGTTTTCCGAAAATGCGCGTCAAATTTATTTTGTCACCGTAGCGTTCCGTTGCGAATTTACACAGATATATGCACTGGCCGCATATATCCAGTAAATACAGACTCATACATGTACACCTATATATATTATCTCTTTATTTAATAGTTTACTTGAGTGGGTGTGATGGGGGGAGGGGCCTACGGCTAACACATGCTAGAAATGCACTCAAAATTTCGTATTTACAGTTCGATAGTGGGCTGAGTTCGCCATAGATTGGTACACTTCACAGTGTATGTTGGGGGTACATATCATAATAAATATCAATCGGAGAACTGGGTATATCTGGAATTATCCTCTTATCCCCTGTGAAGCGTACGCTAGCTTCGGTCCTAACCGAAGTCTCTTCTACAGATTTGTATCTTTgaagttttttattttaacattttctttcgtttttcatttttgaataCGTATGTTAATACTTTCAATGGGTTTATGTGTATGTATAATTGCATGTATCTAGAATTCGTAATACCTACTCTGCGCATTTCCTTatgcttaaaaaaaaaaattcaacaCATTCAAGTACAACAAACATCTTATCAGCTAAATGCCGCTTACAGAGTACAGttacaattacaattacaGAATACGGAttacagttacagttacagATTAGCAAGTACGAATTAAATTATTCATTTAGGAGCAGAGCTTTAGTTCCGTACAAATAAATACCTTTGGGTTAACACGAGTGAACGAACGCGTGAACGAACGAATCGATCAAAACTAACTAATCAACTAATTCCCTCGGGGCACCGAAGACCGATTCGTTCGGTTACAGATGCGCCAATATATCGATCTGATCGAGTGCACTGGCCTGGCCAGGTGATTGGGattgggtctgggtctggccgTGCGTCGTCTTTCCAGCCGAGTGCCTTTGGGAGTGCAGGTGGGGGCTGCCGCTGTCTGCCTGCGATATGGTCACAATGGTCACCAGATCCTTGCCCTTCGTtgctgtggatgtggatgtcgCCGTTGTGGTTGTGGATGTCGGTGTGCCATCCCGCTCTATTTCCACAATGGCCGACGTGAGTAACGTGTTCGACTGCAGTGTCGTGTAGTTCGTCAGTTGCTCGGCCAGCGACGGCTCCGGCAGATGGAGGTCCTCGTTGGCCAGCAGCCTACCCGACGGCGCCGTCTCAATGTTCCGCTCGCCGCCCACAAAGCTGGCGGGTGTAGCGTTGCGCGACCGGTAGCTAGGCGGAAGACTGTACTCGGATCCGCccatgctgctgctgatggtgcCACCAGCGCCTCCCCCACCCATGCCGGAACGTAGTGTGGTCAGTGGGGCCCTGGAAGTAAGTGAAtcaaatgcataaattatttACACAGCATGAGCCAGTATGAGCCAAAGTCAATGCGGTATTGTTTGCCCCTTTTGCATAAGAAGATGTCAAATATGTTAACCAAATGCACAAATTTGCATGCATGAAAGGAAACCATGACCAGAGACTGAGCACTGAGCTCTGTCTATCTCTGACTGCACAGGACGGCAAAGGACGAAACCTATTCAAATATCAGTCTCTATCCTATCTCACAATCTCAAAATACTCTTCCTATACTATATATGTAGTAAATTCTATCATCTTTGTCAATTTAAATAACAAAAGGCCGCTGTGGCAATTGTTGCCATGTGCCACGTGGCATACCCGAGTACAAGTGGGCATTgggtgtctgtctgtctgtctggcaAACCCAAATCACAGCAGACACTTAACACTTCAGTCGCCAGGGTACAAAAGTCAACACTCATACGCTCATCTGCACATAATggcccccctccccacccatCACGGCATCCAACTAAAGCTGGCTTATAGACCTGTACGGACTATATACAGATGTAGCTAAAGGTGGGCGTGACTTTGGAATATCTCAAAAATTCTAAAAACTTGCACAAATTGTATGAGA
It encodes the following:
- the LOC108158880 gene encoding PDZ and LIM domain protein Zasp isoform X3 translates to MAQPQLLQVKLSRFDAQPWGFRLQGGVDFAQPLLVQKVNAGSLSEQAGLQPGDAVIKINDVDVFNFRHKDAQDTVVRSGNNFVITVQRGGSTWRPQVTPTGNVPQANSPYLQTVTKTSLAHKQQDSQHIGCGYNNSARPFANGGGDGGVKSIVNKQYNTPVGIYSDESIAETLSAQAEVLAGGVLGVNFKKNEKEYQGDRSEVLKFLREEETGQSTPEPHSPANFYWTQSHAIGGNERRTPLHHQHQDERIGIPMQSNSLAPAAPHRPSLPVAKPQAQSQEGAGQEQEQEQTDPRIIVLPICPALQGPEYKADMEAAAAALASDEGRPRPLSASGHPACQLCGVGIVGVFVRIKDKNLHVECFKCATCGTSLKNQGYYNFNNKLYCDIHAKQAAQNNPPAGTEGYVPIPIKPNTKLSANTISSALSSHGYGSNGYSNGNSTPVPSPVNQGYARPYGAAAGPPSAAPKSPVAYPPQQQQQQQQQQSSRPAAGGNPYATLPRTNVGHQGASVEEPHGLQPEYEEEDCFEMDIEVALAASRQSQRGSSFTWPPPQDDSHAAPTAAPLYIAPPETQHVVVANPVQQVPPLPPGSVTARLDPQPEQVPQAASVPQSAPQWQSYSAPQLTNQRLMEQESSSDSYTSTSTTTTTTSEEYQRMYAAQVAAYQMQEQSGSEMDDYQVEYGSAQDVQEYASGRRSAQECVDSLSVPLSTYKLIDMVREVTPSPVSTPAPAPAPSTPQATRHVVFNDEPEYKELPMVLPTELETIPEAAEDREGLVIEHRSQILESERLFQPTPEIKFEIAPVRQIPPSKIPNPMPKEWINPMIRVLTTAPEVPFHLVECPFPRPCDDDFEAEAAVAEEAAAAAAPPAPPPPPPPPAPVSAPVADPPALLRESPPRGSRLTQAMVTAPEFELRFAPPADQGIPLPEETEPYMPPPMDMKPYMRDDYRPKSPFVSALTTAPDRPFEGHFDRDVPIHLIDLPTPKEHLSMCDALCTAPDRGYTPLNPENATHRVDEDQKQQELKKHEFQVLDHEEELGIRPEPPHSVEYFTTESEKRRKSSAFAAMQAFQPSREPLSSTNATATNTPRASICSGSRETETDLEYQKYCKAQQRNQKRLDFYHKKEEELQSQQTEQQLQQIQQNQRELQQNQINQLQQHQRQSQQQSQQELQQSQMSQQQMQNTQQSKQQLYQTQQQQQISQQQIQQSQRTQQQAQQQTLRTQQQHQQAMSQLSHQQEQQQQTSAQQTRTENQTRQGYSDSHTTSLCSASASYSNSSSTVQQSTTNNNNNSYNGKSSLAAPLPTASSYAHTSALSKYEAQELIEETAEELEHSEILFPPPSPLSHLKGKAVQSGLHKADTIPKYQRNWTSLPTQSPIRTPEPQELRENVPLAFVDAPKAIPSAQCQIDSTVHKPIAQVSGSGPGTRSAPTAVAQTAPRRQPMPQPSVPIIIEDRSGPVTMAFQSLDEFDHPDQAQTPTRPFTPSMINKPAPIIPFYQTPEKLCFEECSATHARAYDQRALSPCFDRSRSPAPGPPPNPLSAIRAPRMKEPDSNLLSVGGTPPRLQAGSITTGQSYQGQLLAHSEQSTQSGSQSFSQQPETLTERQIGNLTVQQREQSSQLQQQHQAQSQSQTRTQVGNTQIERRRKVTEEFERTQSAKTIEIRTGSQTQSVSQAQSQSQSESTDRRSSYGKTGFVANQARRLSGLEQEITSLTSQSQAISARASAMGESNFPQLRSPTFDSKFPLKPASVESIVPGYGANASLANKLAPPPGFLTQQQMQQQQSQQQRSAYSSSSVVQQQQRTQSAFSSSTKANSSSLSSASAIASSSVSASASRSAQSASLTKASAITTTTNNQACSAFRSNVPGNGNNSKPNLASRLSIASITAQAPAPAQAPAAPKSIITAAASAPTSAPASFPPNFSDLNLNSNVDGSAGGGIKNGKGGFGATSAPKRGRGILNQAAAPGVRIPLCNSCNVQIRGPFITALGRIWCPDHFICVNGNCRRPLQDIGFVEEKGDLYCEYCFEKYLAPTCSKCAGKIKGDCLNAIGKHFHPECFTCGQCGKVFGNRPFFLEDGNAYCEADWNELFTTKCFACGFPVEAGDRWVEALNHNYHSQCFNCTYCKQNLEGQSFYNKGGRPFCKNHAR